One Cellulomonas soli DNA window includes the following coding sequences:
- a CDS encoding MBG domain-containing protein encodes MRRSARNALVSAASLGLLAPTLLWATPVASALESETTTFTTTGVASYTVPAGVSVLTIEAWGAEGTKGPRESNPSPGKGGGIRSTVTVTPGQVLQVMVGAAGGGGVGGVAWASGGNGGGASGVRAGSCAAALACDPSADLVIAGGGGGAGPVSNLTTYDGPCGGDGGANPDGSGARGCSSDSTDPTAGGAGGTATAGGAGGTKLHFDGAPGTAGHGGDGEDLSGGGGGGGGDGHYGGGAGVSSRADTPTDGGGGGGSSWAVPAAISTEFLGASRTGDGSVTITTLAGVAVSSTTVTASANPIRAGDEVKYVATVSPGDVGGTLTFTADGTDIPSCIDMAVSNGIAECWNSRVLRTTGTHTISARYSGSDGALPSTAPGLVMTVQPATTSTTLEADEVSVGAGTPVTYTATVTPPPVGGTVRFRSTGQAISGCDAVVPDPTTGVAVCTFVYRTTGGWLVYADFSGTSSYSASSSSEVSQAVNPTQTTTVVTSGGNPSGIDQTVTYTASVSPAPTSGTVAFTHDGAAVAGCAAVAVNASGQASCTRTYAIGGSHTVSATFAGIPDYAASTSDAFTQTVSASIALSSDTGSAPLGFGVRLTATLSPAPAGSTVTFFDGGSPVTGCTRLPVDSGSGRATCLTGFTTTGAHPIAVDHYNAGGTLLGRSGAFSQDVTLATADYTTTGADSAFVVPATWSDIRIEAWAAAGARAHREDTTSPGQGGRVVATVAVTPGQVLQVSVGAVGGGGAGGTGEVPFGPAGNGGGASGVRFGPCAATLSCDVGSTLVVAGGGGGSGSWNGSFVGENSWIPCGGNGGIGSDGSGGSGCSTDSNTATGGAGATATAGGAGGTKTEFQGFTGSTGTAGHGGAGAVASPTSMGGGGGGDGWFGGGGGAGGAAYSQSRGGGGGGSSWVSPTVTSSAFLGSPSTGAGSVTITHAATRILLTSTSEGNLPFGVERTLTARLVDSGGATVDSGPDSVLPVTFSRAAGAGSVTGLTTVSAVAGVATIQVTGADLGALDVAASAGGFTSAPWSLLVARVAQVVTFDAPPSPAAYGTGFLVAPTVDSGLAPSLQASGGCTSEVTTGGWTVTMTSGTVACTLVASQAGDAQREPAPSVTRVVSAAKQAQAPLALAATSTGTYGEAYPVVGSGGSGTGSLSLDLTGAACTLTDNAASSAVLTAVGVGTCTTTLTRAGDANYDAAQSTRVTEIGARPLTVTANAATKVYGTADPAVTATLSGFAFAETTADAGVSGVADCARAAGEDVASYVITCAAGTLTADHYSLVAGPTAAFTITPADLTITASSEVLVYGEPVSSVAPRYTGLANGDLEPSTRPACSTTAMTLSSVDTYPTACTGAGDPNYSITELPGTVTVTPAPLLVTASDGTSVYGDPAPVIQPRYTGLLGADDASTALSVAPTCASLTDRRSVVGTYASTCSSAVSHNYALTYADGVVEVTRADLVVTAADATAVYGDGPPAVHPLYAGLVNGEVDVDDGPVCRSSSTPTTGAGTYVGAATCADAVDPNYTIRYLPGDVTVTAARLLITASDGTAAYGAAAPVTTPSYVGLVNGETAADALSTVPSCTPGTSDRSPVGRYASSCAAAVGANYAISYAAGAVVITRAPLVVTVGDASRLVGQPDPAFGYTVAGLVDGDTVAALTGSPSYSTPATPTSAVGTYPVKVSGLAAANYAIAFQPGSLTITRAPVEPSPRASSAPDAATATVERDQDAGGEGALGTSGGTDAGSASEATPPAVESDAPAPAANGGGDRTAASSGASATGAPWPLVLAGLALLVVAAGAATAAVRRHRG; translated from the coding sequence GTGCGCCGCTCCGCTCGGAACGCTCTCGTCTCGGCCGCCTCGCTCGGTCTCCTGGCGCCGACGCTGCTGTGGGCGACCCCGGTCGCCTCCGCGCTCGAGTCCGAGACCACGACCTTCACCACGACGGGTGTCGCCTCCTACACGGTCCCGGCCGGGGTCAGCGTGCTCACGATCGAGGCGTGGGGGGCCGAGGGGACGAAGGGCCCCCGAGAGTCGAACCCGAGCCCGGGCAAGGGCGGCGGCATCCGGTCCACCGTCACGGTGACACCGGGGCAGGTGCTCCAGGTGATGGTGGGCGCGGCGGGCGGCGGCGGCGTCGGCGGCGTGGCGTGGGCGAGCGGCGGCAACGGTGGTGGAGCATCCGGCGTCCGGGCCGGGAGCTGCGCCGCCGCTCTGGCCTGCGACCCGTCGGCCGACCTGGTCATCGCGGGTGGCGGCGGCGGGGCCGGTCCCGTCAGCAACCTCACCACCTACGACGGCCCGTGTGGCGGGGACGGCGGCGCGAACCCGGACGGCTCAGGAGCGCGGGGGTGCTCATCCGACTCCACGGACCCGACCGCGGGTGGCGCCGGCGGAACTGCGACGGCAGGCGGGGCAGGCGGCACGAAGCTCCACTTCGACGGCGCCCCCGGCACTGCCGGGCACGGTGGCGACGGCGAGGACCTGAGCGGCGGCGGCGGTGGCGGTGGCGGCGACGGCCACTACGGGGGCGGCGCCGGCGTCTCCTCCCGGGCGGACACCCCCACGGACGGCGGCGGAGGCGGCGGTTCCAGCTGGGCCGTTCCGGCCGCGATCTCGACCGAGTTCCTCGGGGCGAGCCGTACCGGGGACGGAAGCGTCACGATCACCACCCTGGCAGGGGTGGCCGTGAGCTCGACGACCGTCACGGCCTCGGCCAACCCGATCCGCGCGGGCGACGAGGTCAAGTACGTCGCGACCGTCTCCCCGGGCGATGTCGGCGGAACGCTGACCTTCACGGCCGACGGCACCGACATCCCGAGCTGCATCGACATGGCCGTCTCCAACGGCATCGCCGAGTGCTGGAACTCCCGGGTGCTGCGCACGACGGGCACGCACACCATCAGCGCCCGGTACTCCGGCAGCGACGGCGCCCTGCCGAGCACCGCACCCGGGCTCGTGATGACGGTGCAGCCTGCGACCACCAGCACCACGCTCGAGGCCGACGAGGTGAGCGTCGGCGCCGGCACGCCTGTCACCTACACCGCGACGGTCACGCCCCCACCCGTGGGCGGCACGGTGCGGTTCCGGAGCACCGGACAGGCCATCAGCGGCTGCGACGCCGTGGTGCCGGACCCGACCACCGGCGTGGCCGTGTGCACCTTCGTCTACCGGACCACCGGTGGGTGGCTCGTGTACGCGGACTTCTCGGGGACGTCCTCGTACTCGGCGAGCAGCTCCTCGGAGGTCTCACAAGCCGTCAACCCGACGCAGACGACGACCGTCGTCACCTCGGGCGGCAACCCGAGCGGCATCGACCAGACGGTCACGTACACCGCGTCGGTCTCGCCGGCGCCGACCAGCGGCACCGTGGCGTTCACGCACGACGGGGCCGCCGTTGCCGGGTGTGCCGCCGTCGCGGTGAACGCATCCGGCCAGGCCTCCTGCACGCGCACCTACGCCATCGGCGGCAGCCACACGGTGAGCGCCACGTTCGCCGGCATCCCGGACTACGCAGCGAGCACCTCGGACGCCTTCACGCAGACCGTCTCCGCGAGCATCGCGCTGAGCTCCGACACCGGATCGGCCCCGCTCGGGTTCGGCGTGCGGCTGACCGCGACCCTCTCGCCCGCGCCCGCGGGCAGCACCGTGACGTTCTTCGACGGCGGCTCGCCCGTCACCGGGTGCACCCGACTGCCCGTCGACTCCGGCAGCGGCCGCGCCACGTGCCTGACCGGCTTCACGACGACCGGCGCCCACCCGATCGCGGTCGACCACTACAACGCGGGCGGGACCCTCCTCGGTCGCTCCGGCGCGTTCTCCCAGGACGTGACGCTCGCGACCGCCGACTACACCACGACCGGCGCTGACTCCGCGTTCGTCGTGCCGGCCACCTGGTCCGACATCCGGATCGAGGCCTGGGCCGCGGCCGGCGCGCGCGCACACCGCGAGGACACCACCTCGCCCGGCCAGGGCGGTCGGGTCGTCGCCACGGTGGCCGTCACACCCGGCCAGGTGCTCCAGGTGTCCGTCGGAGCCGTCGGCGGCGGCGGCGCGGGCGGCACGGGCGAGGTGCCGTTCGGGCCGGCCGGCAACGGCGGCGGTGCGTCCGGCGTCCGGTTCGGCCCGTGCGCCGCGACCCTCTCCTGCGACGTCGGCTCGACCCTTGTCGTCGCCGGCGGTGGCGGTGGATCCGGGAGCTGGAACGGCAGCTTCGTCGGCGAGAACAGCTGGATCCCGTGCGGCGGCAACGGAGGCATCGGCTCGGACGGGTCCGGCGGTTCCGGTTGCAGCACGGACTCGAACACCGCCACCGGTGGTGCGGGCGCCACGGCCACCGCCGGCGGCGCGGGCGGCACCAAGACCGAGTTCCAGGGCTTCACCGGCAGCACGGGCACGGCGGGGCACGGCGGTGCCGGAGCGGTCGCCTCGCCGACCAGCATGGGCGGCGGGGGCGGGGGCGACGGCTGGTTCGGCGGGGGCGGCGGCGCCGGCGGAGCCGCGTACTCCCAGTCCCGCGGCGGAGGTGGCGGCGGTTCGAGCTGGGTGTCGCCGACCGTGACGTCCTCGGCATTCCTCGGCTCCCCCTCCACCGGCGCCGGATCGGTCACCATCACGCACGCCGCGACGCGCATCCTGCTGACCTCGACCTCGGAGGGCAACCTGCCCTTCGGCGTCGAGCGCACCCTCACCGCCCGTCTGGTCGACAGCGGCGGCGCCACCGTCGACTCCGGCCCGGACTCGGTCCTCCCCGTGACGTTCTCCCGCGCCGCGGGCGCTGGCTCGGTGACCGGCCTCACGACGGTCTCGGCTGTCGCGGGAGTCGCCACGATCCAGGTCACGGGCGCTGACCTCGGTGCGCTCGACGTCGCGGCGTCAGCAGGCGGCTTCACCTCGGCGCCCTGGTCCCTCCTCGTCGCCCGGGTCGCCCAGGTCGTGACCTTCGACGCACCACCGTCGCCCGCCGCCTACGGCACCGGGTTCCTCGTGGCGCCGACGGTCGACTCGGGTCTCGCGCCGTCGCTCCAGGCGTCGGGCGGGTGCACGAGCGAGGTCACCACCGGGGGATGGACGGTCACGATGACGAGCGGGACGGTCGCCTGCACACTCGTCGCGAGCCAGGCGGGTGACGCCCAGCGGGAGCCGGCGCCCTCGGTCACGCGCGTCGTCTCGGCCGCCAAGCAGGCGCAGGCGCCCCTCGCCCTCGCCGCGACGAGCACCGGCACCTACGGCGAGGCGTACCCCGTGGTCGGGTCCGGCGGGAGCGGTACGGGGAGCCTCTCCCTCGACCTCACCGGCGCGGCCTGCACCCTCACGGACAACGCCGCATCGTCGGCGGTGCTCACCGCCGTCGGCGTCGGGACCTGCACCACGACCCTCACGCGGGCGGGCGACGCGAACTACGACGCGGCGCAGTCGACGCGTGTGACGGAGATCGGCGCACGGCCGCTCACCGTGACCGCGAACGCCGCGACGAAGGTGTACGGCACGGCCGACCCGGCGGTCACGGCGACCCTGAGCGGTTTCGCCTTCGCCGAGACGACCGCCGACGCGGGCGTGTCCGGAGTGGCCGACTGCGCGCGCGCCGCGGGCGAGGACGTCGCGAGCTACGTGATCACCTGTGCCGCGGGCACGCTGACCGCGGACCACTACTCCCTCGTGGCCGGTCCGACCGCAGCCTTCACGATCACACCCGCCGACCTGACGATCACGGCCTCGAGCGAGGTGCTCGTCTACGGCGAGCCCGTCTCCTCCGTCGCACCGCGGTACACGGGTCTCGCCAACGGCGACCTGGAACCGTCCACGAGGCCCGCGTGCTCGACGACGGCCATGACGCTCTCGTCGGTCGACACGTACCCGACCGCCTGCACGGGTGCCGGGGACCCCAACTACTCGATCACCGAGCTCCCGGGGACCGTCACGGTCACGCCCGCGCCGCTCCTGGTGACCGCGTCGGACGGGACCTCGGTCTACGGCGACCCTGCGCCGGTCATCCAGCCGAGGTACACGGGTCTCCTGGGGGCCGACGACGCGAGCACCGCGCTGTCCGTCGCGCCGACCTGCGCCTCGCTCACCGACCGGCGCAGCGTCGTCGGGACCTACGCCTCGACCTGCTCGTCCGCGGTGTCGCACAACTACGCGCTGACCTACGCGGACGGCGTGGTCGAGGTCACCAGGGCCGATCTCGTCGTCACCGCCGCCGACGCCACCGCGGTCTACGGCGACGGCCCGCCCGCGGTGCATCCGCTCTACGCGGGGCTGGTCAACGGCGAGGTCGACGTCGACGACGGGCCTGTCTGCCGATCGAGCTCGACACCCACGACGGGCGCCGGTACGTACGTCGGCGCCGCGACCTGCGCCGATGCCGTCGACCCCAACTACACGATCCGCTACCTGCCGGGCGACGTCACGGTCACGGCGGCACGGCTGCTCATCACGGCCTCGGACGGCACGGCCGCCTACGGTGCGGCAGCCCCGGTGACCACTCCCTCGTACGTCGGGCTCGTGAACGGCGAGACGGCGGCCGACGCACTCAGCACCGTGCCCTCGTGCACGCCCGGAACCTCGGACCGCAGCCCCGTCGGCCGCTACGCGTCGTCCTGCGCGGCGGCCGTCGGCGCGAACTACGCGATCAGCTACGCGGCCGGCGCTGTCGTGATCACCCGAGCCCCCCTGGTCGTCACGGTCGGTGACGCCTCCCGGCTCGTCGGTCAGCCGGACCCGGCATTCGGGTACACGGTGGCCGGGCTCGTCGACGGCGACACCGTGGCGGCGCTCACGGGATCGCCGTCCTACTCCACCCCTGCCACGCCCACGAGCGCGGTGGGTACCTATCCAGTCAAGGTGTCCGGGTTGGCAGCCGCCAACTACGCGATCGCCTTCCAGCCGGGGTCCCTCACGATCACCCGCGCACCCGTCGAGCCGAGCCCTCGCGCGTCGAGCGCACCGGACGCCGCGACGGCGACCGTCGAGCGTGACCAGGACGCGGGTGGTGAGGGAGCCCTCGGCACATCGGGCGGCACCGACGCGGGGTCCGCGTCCGAGGCGACTCCGCCCGCGGTCGAGAGCGACGCCCCCGCCCCTGCTGCGAACGGCGGCGGGGACCGCACCGCGGCGAGCAGCGGGGCGTCGGCGACGGGCGCTCCGTGGCCGCTCGTCCTCGCGGGCCTCGCCCTCTTGGTGGTGGCCGCCGGGGCCGCGACCGCCGCCGTACGCCGACACCGCGGCTGA
- a CDS encoding tyrosine-type recombinase/integrase, whose amino-acid sequence MAKKYRTLTPDEFELVLAAIPDRFKAMILTDIETGLRWGELVALRPRHIDFLRRTLTVEETIVEISRKDSPTGERMLFKPYPKDDEPRTLRISQDLLDTLAARIATLGLARGDLLFPSRDVAGGTPLSRATFNTRYWRPAVAEAGIDFPLRMHDLRHAHASWLLAGGADLVAVMERMGHSQIMTTQKYLHTLPDADDKALAAFESIRGRSRRGST is encoded by the coding sequence ATCGCGAAGAAGTACCGCACCCTCACGCCCGACGAGTTCGAGCTGGTGCTCGCCGCGATCCCCGACCGGTTCAAGGCGATGATCCTCACCGACATCGAGACCGGGCTGCGCTGGGGCGAACTGGTGGCCCTGCGGCCCCGGCACATCGACTTCCTCCGGCGCACGCTCACCGTCGAGGAGACCATCGTCGAGATCTCCCGCAAGGACTCCCCCACCGGCGAACGCATGCTGTTCAAGCCGTACCCGAAGGACGACGAGCCCCGGACCCTGCGGATCTCCCAGGACCTGCTCGACACCCTCGCGGCCCGGATCGCCACACTCGGTCTCGCCCGCGGCGACCTGCTCTTCCCCTCACGCGACGTCGCCGGCGGCACACCCCTGTCCCGCGCCACCTTCAACACCCGCTACTGGCGCCCCGCCGTCGCCGAGGCAGGCATCGACTTCCCGCTCCGCATGCACGACCTCCGGCACGCCCACGCTTCGTGGCTCCTGGCCGGCGGCGCCGACCTCGTGGCGGTCATGGAGCGTATGGGGCACTCGCAGATCATGACGACGCAGAAGTACCTGCACACGCTGCCGGACGCGGACGACAAAGCGCTCGCAGCCTTCGAGTCTATTCGCGGCCGTTCAAGGCGAGGCTCGACTTGA
- a CDS encoding IS256 family transposase: MTAPRIVDPSAALGQALADASPDLMRHLLGTVINSLLSAEADAVCGAEWGQPSPDRVAQRNGYRHRDLDTRVGTIDVAVPKLRTGSYFPEWLLERRKRAETALISVVATCYLLGVSTRRMDKLVESLGITSLSKSQVSRMATDLDGQVAAFRTRSLSDAGPFTFVAADALTMKVREAGRVINAVVLVATGVNADGHREVLGCTVTTSETREAWNVFFADLVARGLTGVRLVTSDAHRGLVQAIAANLPGASWQRCRTHYAANLMSTCPKSSWPAVKTMLHSVLDQPDADSVHAQFDKLLDHVTDPLPAVAEHLDAARADLLAFTAFPKEIWRQIWSNNPNERLNKEIRRRTDVVGIFPDRDSVTRLVGAVLAEQHDEWAEGRRYFALDVLHRARLNLITTTDTEPQEQPLALSA; the protein is encoded by the coding sequence ATGACCGCACCACGCATTGTCGACCCTTCCGCCGCCTTGGGCCAGGCCCTGGCCGACGCCTCTCCGGACCTCATGCGTCACCTGCTCGGCACGGTGATCAACTCCCTGCTCTCGGCCGAGGCCGACGCGGTCTGCGGGGCCGAGTGGGGCCAGCCCAGCCCGGACCGGGTCGCCCAGCGCAACGGCTACCGCCACCGGGACCTGGACACCCGGGTCGGCACCATCGACGTCGCCGTCCCGAAGCTGCGGACCGGGTCCTACTTCCCCGAGTGGCTGCTCGAGCGCCGCAAGCGCGCAGAGACCGCCTTGATCTCGGTCGTGGCGACCTGCTACCTGCTCGGGGTCTCGACCCGCCGCATGGACAAGCTCGTCGAGTCGCTGGGAATCACGTCGTTGTCGAAGTCGCAGGTCTCGCGCATGGCGACCGACCTCGACGGGCAGGTCGCCGCGTTCCGAACCCGGTCGCTGTCCGACGCTGGGCCGTTCACGTTCGTCGCGGCGGACGCGCTCACGATGAAGGTCCGCGAGGCCGGGCGCGTCATCAACGCCGTCGTGCTCGTGGCCACCGGAGTCAACGCCGACGGGCACCGGGAGGTCCTGGGCTGCACCGTCACCACGAGTGAGACCCGGGAGGCGTGGAACGTGTTCTTCGCCGACCTGGTCGCCCGCGGCCTGACCGGAGTCCGCCTCGTGACCTCCGACGCCCACCGCGGCCTGGTCCAGGCGATCGCGGCGAACCTACCCGGGGCGTCCTGGCAACGGTGCCGCACCCACTACGCCGCCAACCTCATGAGCACCTGCCCAAAGTCCTCGTGGCCGGCCGTCAAAACGATGCTCCACTCCGTCTTGGACCAACCCGACGCCGACTCCGTGCATGCCCAGTTCGACAAGCTCCTCGACCACGTCACCGACCCGTTGCCCGCGGTCGCCGAGCACCTGGACGCCGCCCGGGCGGACCTGCTCGCGTTCACGGCGTTCCCGAAGGAGATCTGGCGCCAGATCTGGTCGAACAACCCCAACGAGCGGCTGAACAAGGAGATCCGCCGGCGCACCGACGTCGTCGGGATCTTCCCCGACCGCGACTCCGTGACCCGCCTGGTCGGAGCCGTCCTCGCCGAACAGCACGACGAATGGGCCGAAGGACGACGCTACTTCGCCCTCGACGTCCTGCACCGAGCCCGACTCAACCTCATCACCACCACCGACACCGAACCCCAAGAGCAGCCCTTGGCCCTCTCCGCCTGA
- a CDS encoding Txe/YoeB family addiction module toxin, giving the protein MKYVWDADAWSDYLYWQIQDRRTLKRINELLKDIARGVGQDTPHEGIGKPEALKHGLHGYWSRRISDEHRLVYKVVDDEIRIAACRYHYTP; this is encoded by the coding sequence GTGAAGTACGTGTGGGACGCCGACGCCTGGTCGGACTACCTGTACTGGCAGATCCAGGACCGCCGCACCCTCAAGCGGATCAACGAGCTGCTCAAGGACATCGCCCGCGGCGTCGGCCAGGACACCCCGCACGAGGGCATCGGCAAGCCCGAAGCCCTCAAGCACGGCCTGCACGGCTACTGGTCCCGACGCATCAGCGACGAGCACCGGCTCGTCTACAAGGTCGTCGACGACGAGATCCGCATCGCCGCCTGCCGCTACCACTACACACCCTGA
- a CDS encoding type II toxin-antitoxin system Phd/YefM family antitoxin, protein MTYSQSRARYAETLDAVVNDREEVVITRAGHDPVVIVSLADYESLKETAYLLQNPANARRLLTSIERLESGQGVERQLAE, encoded by the coding sequence ATGACGTACTCGCAGTCGCGAGCCCGCTACGCGGAGACCCTGGACGCGGTCGTCAACGACCGCGAGGAGGTCGTCATCACCCGCGCCGGCCACGACCCGGTCGTGATCGTGTCCCTGGCGGACTACGAGTCGTTGAAGGAGACGGCGTACCTGCTGCAGAACCCGGCCAACGCCCGTCGGCTGCTGACCTCGATCGAGCGCCTGGAGTCCGGTCAGGGCGTGGAGCGGCAGCTCGCCGAGTGA
- a CDS encoding helix-turn-helix domain-containing protein, translating into MAASLTWGVIAAPSHGLSGRRSEGRRQTGVYFLTFSGSHRGRNPTRVWPYRQVGRPPDATAEATSAAQRLSIGRSLLYELMASGAIESVHIGRLRRIPVDCLSDFVDRRRREERDQPR; encoded by the coding sequence GTGGCCGCGTCACTGACCTGGGGCGTCATCGCCGCGCCGTCGCACGGTCTATCGGGCCGGCGCAGTGAGGGGCGGCGCCAGACCGGGGTCTACTTCCTGACCTTCTCGGGCTCCCACCGGGGCAGAAACCCAACCCGTGTCTGGCCTTACCGTCAGGTCGGCCGCCCACCCGACGCTACCGCCGAGGCGACGTCGGCCGCCCAGCGGCTGTCGATCGGCCGCAGCTTGCTCTACGAGCTGATGGCGAGCGGCGCCATCGAGTCCGTCCACATCGGCCGGCTACGCCGGATCCCCGTCGACTGCTTGTCGGACTTCGTCGACCGACGCCGCCGCGAGGAGCGGGACCAGCCGCGCTGA
- a CDS encoding MFS transporter yields the protein MSRELATATTREPLTLRSFRRYWTASSVGFAGMALTTVAVDVLVIDVLKASEAQVGLVRASQFLPYLVLGLVAGAQVDRWRRRRVLIGFNLAQALLLLGIPLLYAAGALSVTSTAVVLFASGCCAVYVAAAEQAYLPDLVPRRTLVLANARLGQAMSVAQTLGPAVAGFLVAAVSAPVTLVVSSLARGFNAMSIFRIRRPEPPRDVERRPIVREIGEGLSFTYRHQTLAPLAVSTHVWFLANSIAVTLLGLFVLRDLSLSAAAYGAVLTAAGVGSLLGALAAPRAARRLGEGNVIIVSRAACALAWAAIAFTPTAAATSVIIGYLGVLQLLCGASMGLEDPSEMGYRQAVTPRVMLGRVNSVLRSANRSMAVVGALVGGVLATAFSFRTTLLAVAALFLTAALVGAGSPLRGARSGRVPVAP from the coding sequence GTGAGCAGGGAGCTGGCGACCGCGACGACGAGGGAGCCGCTGACCCTCCGGAGCTTCCGGCGGTACTGGACGGCGAGCTCCGTGGGATTCGCCGGGATGGCGCTCACCACGGTGGCGGTCGACGTCCTGGTCATCGACGTGTTGAAGGCGTCCGAGGCGCAGGTCGGACTTGTCCGGGCGTCCCAGTTCCTGCCGTACCTGGTGCTGGGACTGGTCGCCGGCGCGCAGGTGGACCGCTGGCGTCGCCGCCGGGTGCTCATCGGCTTCAACCTCGCCCAGGCACTCCTTCTGCTGGGCATCCCCCTGCTCTACGCAGCGGGCGCGCTCTCGGTGACGTCGACCGCGGTGGTCCTGTTCGCGAGCGGGTGCTGCGCGGTCTACGTCGCCGCGGCGGAACAGGCGTATCTCCCCGACCTGGTGCCGCGTCGCACCCTGGTGCTGGCCAATGCCCGCCTGGGGCAGGCGATGTCGGTCGCCCAGACGCTCGGTCCGGCGGTCGCCGGGTTCCTCGTGGCGGCCGTCAGCGCGCCGGTGACCTTGGTCGTGTCGAGCCTCGCGCGGGGCTTCAATGCGATGAGCATCTTCCGGATCCGGCGCCCGGAACCACCTCGAGACGTCGAGCGTCGCCCGATCGTCCGAGAGATCGGTGAGGGCCTGTCCTTCACCTACCGCCACCAGACCTTGGCGCCACTGGCCGTCTCGACGCACGTGTGGTTCCTGGCGAACAGCATCGCCGTGACACTCCTGGGACTGTTCGTCCTGCGTGACCTGTCCCTGTCAGCGGCCGCGTACGGCGCAGTGCTGACTGCGGCCGGCGTCGGCAGCCTGCTCGGCGCGCTCGCCGCGCCGCGGGCCGCGCGTCGACTCGGGGAGGGCAACGTCATCATCGTCAGCCGTGCAGCGTGTGCGCTGGCGTGGGCCGCGATCGCCTTCACGCCGACAGCGGCGGCCACCTCGGTCATCATCGGCTACCTCGGCGTGCTCCAGCTGCTCTGCGGCGCGTCGATGGGCCTGGAGGACCCCAGCGAGATGGGCTACCGGCAGGCGGTCACACCCCGCGTGATGCTCGGGCGCGTGAACTCGGTCCTGCGTTCGGCCAACAGGTCGATGGCAGTTGTCGGTGCACTCGTCGGAGGAGTCCTGGCAACAGCGTTCAGCTTCCGGACAACCCTGCTCGCGGTTGCAGCCCTGTTCCTCACCGCAGCCCTCGTCGGCGCCGGCTCTCCCCTGCGAGGTGCGCGGAGTGGTCGCGTACCTGTCGCCCCGTGA
- a CDS encoding DMT family transporter produces the protein MDTQPDRRTAAMYITLAAVWGSSFLLIKVALHGLSPAQLVLGRLVLGAVSLIALMLLTRRRWPRGLATWGHLLVVALVLCVMPFLLFSWAGQYLPSGLSSIYNASTPIMTAVAAGALLPGERLDGRQRLGIAVGALGVVVIVGPWSYLGEPALTGSLPAQLACLGATACYGLGITWMRRFVQGRGHDAVTVAASQITLAAVLMLALAPFLGGFAPVDLTGPVVASTVVLGALGTGLAYVWNTRVIERWGAQRASTVTYLTPVVGVLLGVLVLDERLQWNEPVGGLLVVLGILVAQRVLGRPRPATSPVAPTTADVVHTAPAEGDLDEVRA, from the coding sequence GTGGACACCCAGCCCGACCGGCGGACCGCCGCGATGTACATCACCCTGGCCGCCGTCTGGGGGTCGAGCTTCCTGCTCATCAAGGTCGCCCTGCACGGGCTCTCACCCGCCCAGCTCGTGCTCGGCCGGCTCGTGCTCGGCGCGGTCTCGCTCATCGCGCTCATGCTCCTCACCCGGCGCCGCTGGCCGCGCGGCCTTGCCACCTGGGGGCACCTGCTGGTCGTGGCGCTCGTGCTGTGCGTCATGCCGTTCCTGCTGTTCTCCTGGGCCGGGCAGTACCTGCCGTCCGGCCTGTCGAGCATCTACAACGCCTCGACGCCGATCATGACCGCCGTCGCCGCGGGCGCCCTGCTGCCCGGCGAACGCCTCGACGGCCGGCAGCGCCTCGGCATCGCCGTCGGCGCACTGGGCGTCGTCGTCATCGTCGGCCCGTGGTCCTACCTCGGGGAGCCCGCCCTGACCGGGTCGTTGCCCGCCCAGCTCGCCTGCCTCGGCGCGACCGCCTGCTACGGGCTCGGCATCACCTGGATGCGCCGGTTCGTGCAAGGTCGCGGGCACGACGCCGTGACTGTCGCCGCCTCGCAGATCACGCTCGCGGCCGTCCTCATGCTCGCGCTGGCACCCTTCCTCGGCGGGTTCGCGCCCGTCGACCTCACCGGCCCGGTCGTCGCCTCGACCGTGGTGCTCGGCGCGCTCGGCACGGGTCTGGCCTACGTCTGGAACACGCGCGTGATCGAGCGCTGGGGTGCTCAGCGGGCCTCGACCGTCACCTACCTGACGCCGGTCGTCGGTGTGCTCCTCGGGGTGCTCGTGCTCGACGAGCGGCTGCAGTGGAACGAACCGGTCGGCGGGCTGCTCGTCGTGCTCGGGATCCTCGTCGCGCAGCGAGTCCTCGGCCGCCCCCGGCCCGCGACGTCCCCGGTGGCGCCGACCACCGCCGACGTCGTGCACACGGCGCCCGCGGAGGGCGATTTGGACGAGGTCCGCGCCTGA